CGGCTTGAAGTCCCGGTTGAGGAAGTTGTCCTTCTTGCGGGTCAGCACGGTCGAGCCCGCGAGTCCGCCGTTCAGCACGTCCAGGGCCGCCCGGAGGTCCACACCCGACTTCTCCAGGAAGACGACCGCCTCGGCGCAGGCCTGGATGTTGACCGCCACGATGAGCTGGTTCGCGGCCTTGACCGTCTGGCCCGAGCCGTGCGGGCCGCACAGGACGATCGTCTTGCCGAGTGCCTCCAGAAGCGGCAGCGCCTCGTCGAACGCCTCCCGGTCGCCGCCGGCCATGATGGACAGCACCGCCTCGATCGCGCCCGCCTCGCCACCCGAGACCGGGGCGTCGAGCACGCGGATGCCCTTGTCGGCCGCGGCCTTCGCGAGGTCGATGGAGGTCCCTGGGGTGATCGAGGACATGTCGATCAGCAGGGCGCCCTCGCGGGCGTTGGCCAGGATGCCGTCGGAGCCGTAGCAGACCGCCTCCACCTGCGGGGACGCCGGAACCATGGTGACGATGACATCCGCACCGGC
This DNA window, taken from Streptomyces sp. SCSIO 30461, encodes the following:
- a CDS encoding 2-hydroxy-3-oxopropionate reductase, coding for MSTPTDSPRKPLPKVAWIGLGIMGSPMSENLLKAGYEVTGFTLEKDKLDRLAAAGGRAASSIADAVAGADVIVTMVPASPQVEAVCYGSDGILANAREGALLIDMSSITPGTSIDLAKAAADKGIRVLDAPVSGGEAGAIEAVLSIMAGGDREAFDEALPLLEALGKTIVLCGPHGSGQTVKAANQLIVAVNIQACAEAVVFLEKSGVDLRAALDVLNGGLAGSTVLTRKKDNFLNRDFKPGFRIDLHHKDMGIVTEAARSVGAALPVGAMVAQLVASLRAQGDGGLDHSALLRAVERLSGTQTA